Proteins co-encoded in one Bacillus sp. FSL H8-0547 genomic window:
- a CDS encoding YlxR family protein yields MNNQRKVPLRKCVATGEMKPKKELVRIVRSKEGEVSVDPTGKKNGRGAYLSLDKDAILQAKKKNVLANHLQVKIEDSIYEELLQLAEKENH; encoded by the coding sequence GTGAACAATCAAAGAAAAGTTCCGCTCCGCAAATGCGTGGCAACTGGAGAAATGAAACCTAAAAAAGAACTTGTTCGTATTGTCCGTTCAAAAGAAGGCGAAGTCTCCGTCGATCCCACCGGGAAGAAAAACGGGCGGGGAGCATACCTCTCTCTTGATAAAGACGCTATTTTGCAGGCGAAGAAGAAAAATGTCCTCGCAAACCACCTGCAAGTGAAAATTGAAGACAGCATCTATGAAGAATTGCTTCAGCTGGCTGAAAAGGAGAACCATTAA
- the nusA gene encoding transcription termination factor NusA yields the protein MSNELLDALTILEKEKGISKEVIIEAIEAALISAYKRNFNQAQNVRVDLNRDTGSMRVFARKDVVDEVYDPRLEVSVEEAQSVNPSYQVNDVMEMEVTPKDFGRIAAQTAKQVVTQRVREAERGVIYSEFVDREEDIMTGIVQRIDSKFIYVSLGKIEALLPVSEQMPNEKYKPHDRIKVFITKVEKTTKGPQIFVSRTHPGLLKRLFEIEVPEIYDGTVEIKSVAREAGDRSKISVYSENSEVDPVGSCVGPKGQRVQAIVNELKGEKIDIVNWSNDPVEFVANALSPSKVLDVNVNEEEKATTVVVPDYQLSLAIGKRGQNARLAAKLTNWKIDIKSESDAVQMGIYPRAGANVPLEDSEDDEPLFSFSDDELDK from the coding sequence ATGAGTAATGAATTACTGGATGCCTTAACCATCCTTGAAAAAGAAAAGGGCATCAGCAAAGAAGTGATCATTGAAGCAATTGAAGCTGCTTTGATCTCGGCTTATAAACGAAATTTCAATCAGGCGCAGAATGTGCGCGTGGATCTTAACCGCGACACAGGATCAATGAGAGTCTTTGCAAGAAAAGATGTCGTGGATGAAGTATATGATCCAAGACTTGAAGTTTCTGTTGAAGAAGCCCAAAGCGTCAATCCGAGCTATCAGGTAAATGATGTGATGGAAATGGAAGTAACACCAAAGGATTTCGGCCGCATAGCAGCCCAAACGGCGAAGCAGGTTGTCACTCAGCGCGTGCGCGAAGCAGAACGCGGAGTCATTTACTCTGAATTCGTTGACCGCGAAGAAGATATTATGACAGGAATCGTGCAGCGCATCGATTCCAAGTTCATCTACGTCAGCCTGGGCAAAATCGAAGCGCTTCTTCCTGTAAGCGAACAAATGCCGAACGAAAAATACAAGCCCCATGACCGCATTAAAGTTTTTATCACGAAAGTGGAAAAAACTACAAAGGGTCCCCAAATTTTCGTTTCGCGCACTCATCCGGGCCTGCTGAAGCGTTTATTTGAAATTGAAGTTCCCGAGATCTATGACGGAACCGTTGAAATTAAATCTGTAGCCCGTGAAGCAGGCGACCGTTCGAAAATCTCTGTTTACTCGGAGAATTCAGAAGTTGATCCAGTCGGCTCATGTGTTGGACCTAAAGGCCAGCGTGTTCAGGCGATTGTAAACGAGCTGAAGGGTGAAAAAATCGACATCGTCAACTGGTCGAATGATCCGGTCGAATTTGTTGCCAATGCCTTAAGCCCTTCCAAAGTTCTTGACGTCAATGTAAACGAGGAAGAAAAGGCGACAACAGTTGTTGTGCCTGATTACCAGCTTTCCCTCGCAATTGGAAAAAGAGGCCAGAATGCCCGCCTTGCAGCCAAACTGACAAACTGGAAAATTGATATTAAGAGTGAATCAGATGCTGTTCAAATGGGTATCTACCCTCGTGCCGGAGCAAATGTCCCGCTTGAAGACAGCGAAGATGACGAGCCGCTTTTTTCCTTCAGTGATGACGAACTAGACAAGTAA
- the rimP gene encoding ribosome maturation factor RimP, which yields MSKKVTEIVAELVTPILDELTLELVDIEFVKEGKEWFLRVFIDSSDGIDIEHCAIVSEKLSEKLDETDPIEQNYFLEVSSPGAERPLKKEADFEKSIGKNVYIKTYEPFEGSKVFEGELTGFDGEHVVVTVTIKTRKKQIQIPYEKVASARLAVTFN from the coding sequence ATGAGCAAAAAAGTTACTGAAATCGTTGCCGAACTAGTGACGCCGATTTTAGATGAATTAACATTGGAATTAGTGGATATTGAATTTGTTAAAGAAGGAAAAGAATGGTTTCTTCGCGTATTCATAGACTCAAGCGATGGAATTGATATTGAGCATTGTGCGATTGTCAGCGAAAAGCTCAGCGAAAAGCTGGATGAAACAGATCCGATCGAACAAAATTATTTCCTCGAAGTTTCATCTCCCGGTGCTGAACGCCCGCTTAAAAAAGAAGCTGACTTCGAAAAATCGATTGGTAAAAATGTGTACATCAAAACATATGAACCTTTCGAAGGCTCAAAAGTTTTTGAAGGCGAGCTGACTGGATTTGACGGAGAACACGTCGTTGTAACAGTCACAATTAAGACCCGGAAAAAACAAATTCAGATTCCATACGAAAAAGTTGCCAGCGCAAGACTTGCTGTCACCTTCAATTAA
- a CDS encoding YlxQ family RNA-binding protein has protein sequence MSKQQWMSLLGLANRARKIVSGEELVIKEVRQSRAKLVLLSLDASDNTAKKVHDKCSYYRIPVVSVPDRHMLGQAIGKDARVVVAIVDSGFASKMKTLLD, from the coding sequence ATGTCAAAACAGCAATGGATGTCCTTACTGGGCCTTGCAAATCGGGCAAGAAAAATTGTTTCGGGGGAAGAGCTTGTCATTAAAGAAGTGCGGCAGTCCCGCGCGAAACTCGTTCTTCTCTCTCTGGATGCATCAGATAATACGGCCAAAAAGGTACATGACAAATGCAGCTATTATCGTATTCCTGTTGTTTCGGTCCCGGACCGGCATATGCTTGGCCAGGCGATTGGCAAAGATGCCCGGGTCGTTGTGGCAATCGTCGATTCAGGCTTTGCCTCTAAAATGAAAACCTTGCTCGATTAA
- the infB gene encoding translation initiation factor IF-2 yields MTKMRVYEYAKKQNISSKDVITALQSMNVEVSNHMSTIDDHVIVKLDGKYKADKKEPSKSISVKQREDHKTPMQKQENTNNKPANTNKPANTNKPANKGGNKPFNKGKTNNQAKKPGGGNKRGGNQRRPQGAAPVQPKKELPSKITFTGSLTVGELASKLHKEPSEIIKKLFMLGVMATINQDLDKDSIELIAGEYGVEVEEIIVFDVTEFEGYETADQEEQLQIRPPVVTIMGHVDHGKTTLLDSIRNTKVTAGEAGGITQHIGAYQVVVNDKKITFLDTPGHAAFTTMRARGAQVTDITILVVAADDGVMPQTVEAISHAKAAEVPIIVAVNKMDKEAANPDRVMQELTEYGLVAEAWGGDTIFVPLSALSGDGIEELLEMILLVSEVEEWKANPNRSATGTVIEAQLDKGRGSVATLLVQNGTLRVGDSIVVGNTYGRVRAMVNDLGRRVKEVGPSTPVEITGLNDVPQAGDQFMVFADEKKARQVGEARASKQIDEQRREGAKLSLDDLFEQIKQGDIKDINLIVKADVQGSAEALAASLNKIDVEGVKVKIIMTGVGAITESDVILASASNAIIIGFNVRPDGNAKRTADAENVDIRLHRIIYKVIEEIEAAMKGMLDPEFEEKVIGQVEVRQTIKVSKIGTIAGSYVTDGKITRDSSIRVIRDGIVVFEGEVDALKRFKDDVKEVAQNYECGITIKNFNDIKEGDVIEAYVMEEIERK; encoded by the coding sequence GTGACGAAAATGAGAGTATACGAATATGCAAAAAAACAGAACATCTCTAGCAAGGATGTCATAACAGCCCTGCAGAGCATGAATGTAGAAGTCAGCAACCACATGTCAACGATTGACGATCATGTTATTGTTAAACTGGACGGAAAATACAAGGCAGATAAAAAAGAACCATCTAAATCAATTTCTGTCAAACAAAGGGAAGATCACAAAACGCCTATGCAAAAACAAGAGAATACTAACAACAAACCAGCTAATACAAATAAACCAGCTAATACAAATAAACCAGCAAACAAAGGCGGCAACAAGCCTTTCAATAAAGGAAAAACAAACAATCAAGCAAAAAAACCCGGCGGCGGCAATAAGCGCGGCGGCAATCAGCGCAGACCACAGGGAGCAGCTCCGGTTCAGCCTAAAAAAGAACTGCCGAGCAAAATTACGTTTACTGGCAGCCTGACAGTAGGCGAACTTGCATCAAAGCTTCATAAAGAGCCTTCAGAAATCATTAAAAAGCTCTTTATGCTTGGAGTAATGGCCACAATCAACCAGGATCTTGACAAAGATTCAATTGAGCTGATTGCGGGTGAATACGGTGTAGAAGTTGAAGAAATCATCGTTTTTGACGTGACAGAATTTGAAGGCTATGAAACTGCGGATCAGGAAGAACAGCTTCAAATCCGTCCTCCTGTTGTAACGATCATGGGTCACGTTGACCACGGTAAAACAACGCTTCTTGACTCGATCCGAAACACGAAGGTAACAGCAGGCGAGGCTGGCGGAATCACACAGCATATCGGTGCATACCAGGTTGTTGTCAACGATAAGAAAATTACCTTCCTTGATACACCGGGACATGCGGCGTTTACAACGATGCGTGCACGCGGAGCTCAAGTAACGGACATCACTATTCTTGTTGTTGCAGCTGACGACGGTGTTATGCCTCAGACAGTTGAAGCAATCAGCCATGCAAAAGCAGCTGAAGTGCCGATTATCGTAGCAGTCAACAAAATGGATAAAGAAGCAGCAAATCCTGACCGCGTGATGCAGGAGCTGACTGAATACGGTCTTGTTGCTGAAGCATGGGGCGGGGATACCATTTTTGTTCCGCTGTCAGCACTTTCCGGTGACGGTATTGAAGAACTGCTTGAGATGATTCTTCTTGTAAGTGAAGTAGAAGAGTGGAAAGCAAATCCAAACCGTTCTGCAACAGGTACGGTTATTGAAGCGCAGCTTGATAAAGGCCGCGGTTCTGTTGCCACTCTGCTTGTCCAAAACGGCACACTCCGCGTCGGGGATTCCATTGTAGTCGGCAACACATACGGACGCGTCCGTGCGATGGTCAATGATCTTGGAAGACGCGTGAAAGAAGTCGGCCCGTCAACTCCTGTAGAAATTACCGGATTGAACGATGTTCCTCAGGCAGGCGACCAGTTCATGGTATTTGCTGATGAGAAAAAAGCGCGCCAGGTCGGTGAAGCCCGTGCGAGCAAACAAATCGACGAACAGCGCAGAGAAGGCGCAAAACTAAGCCTTGACGACTTGTTCGAGCAAATCAAGCAGGGAGATATTAAAGATATCAACCTGATTGTTAAAGCTGACGTACAAGGTTCTGCCGAAGCACTTGCAGCATCTCTTAATAAAATTGATGTTGAAGGCGTAAAAGTGAAAATCATCATGACCGGAGTCGGTGCGATCACCGAATCTGATGTCATCCTTGCATCTGCATCAAATGCCATCATCATCGGATTTAATGTCCGCCCTGATGGAAATGCTAAGAGAACGGCTGATGCCGAAAATGTTGACATTCGCCTTCACCGCATCATTTATAAAGTCATCGAAGAAATTGAAGCTGCCATGAAGGGTATGCTTGATCCGGAATTCGAAGAAAAAGTAATCGGTCAGGTTGAAGTCCGCCAGACGATTAAAGTTTCTAAAATCGGCACCATCGCCGGTTCATATGTAACGGACGGCAAAATCACACGTGACAGCAGCATCCGCGTAATCCGCGACGGCATCGTCGTGTTTGAAGGCGAAGTGGATGCCCTGAAACGCTTCAAAGATGATGTGAAAGAAGTAGCACAGAACTACGAGTGCGGTATTACCATTAAAAACTTCAATGACATTAAAGAAGGAGACGTCATTGAAGCTTACGTAATGGAAGAGATCGAACGCAAGTGA